The sequence GGCAGCCGGATATCGACGACAGCGCCCCTGAGCCGGAGACCGGTCGCCGCGACCACTATTTCGCCAAGGCTTATGAGTACCCCGCCGGCTGGAAGAACCGCTCCCAGGCAGACCGGGATGACCTGCTGCTGGCGACGAGGCTGGCGCTGCGCGAACTGGGGGAGGAGAGCGAGTCCATCTTCGTCTTCTCGTTCTACCCTGACACGCTTACCCTGAAGGAAGTGGGTGATCCGCTGGAGCTCGGCCAGTTCTTCCGGCTTGATGACGGCTCGCTGGAAGCGAAGATCGTCCTGGCCCAGGGACGCCAGAACACCAACTATGATATTTACCTGTACGCCTGCCATCCGTTCTTCCTGCAGGGTTACTGCACGATGACCAACGGCGAGAACACCGCCTTCGTGCCGATCATGGAATTCCTCACCGGCCGCGGTTTTCCGGGTTACATGGGCTACAATTCCGACTCGGAAGTCTTCGCTCACATCCTGCACTATACTCAGCGGCAGCTGGGCTATCCGTTGACATACTATAAAGATGTGATGACTCCGCTGAGCGAGACCGAGATCGATACGAGGAAGGACGCCGCGGCTCTGCGGTTGATCCGCCGCTCGCTGAGGCCGCTTTGCATCGACGGCCCCAACTGCATCATCGGCTTCACGCCGGACGGTTCGGTCTTCATGCTGCAGGACGCCAAGAAGCTGCGTCCAGGTATAGTCGGCGGCGTGCCCGGCAAATACGCCCTGATGAGCGAGGAATGCGGCGTGGACGAAGCCGTACCCAAACGCAACAGGACCGAAGATTTCTCACCCATGAAATACGACATGGCGATCATCAGCCCCGGCGCCACCGAGTTGAAGAAGTGGAGCCAGCTGACCCCGTAAACCAGGGGACAACCAGGGGGACACATTACTTAATTGGTAATTAAAGGGACACATTAAGAAAGTCTGATCAGCGGCAGCAATTAAAGGGTCACATAACCAAAAACGCGAGAATCAAATGGAACCAGCTAACAGACTAGACCAGAATCACGAACTCTCACTGCGAGAGTTCCCATATATCATCCGCTGGCGGGACGACCGCTGCACCCGCTGCGGGCGCTGTACCACGGTCTGCCCGGTGAACGCCATCGAGGCCGCGCCCCACGTGCACCGGCGCGTTTATTCCGAGGGCGGCTCGCCCGACCCGAAGGCGACGCGCGAGATCGTGCACGTCGTGAAGCAGGTAACCGACATCGAGCGCTACTGCACCGGCTGCGGCACCTGCACGCTTGTCTGCCCCAATGAGGCGATCGAGCCGGAACTCAACCCGCAGAACAAGTTCCTCACCTACAAGAACCTTGGCGGCGCACCCTATCGCCGCGGCGGCCGGCGCAATGACCCGTCGCCGTCGACAGTGGACCAGCTGAAGTTCACTCGCATCTCCATGCTCACCGACCCGGCGCTCGACGCCGGCCGGCACGAGTTCCGCATCCGCACGCTGCTGGGCCGCAACCTGCCGCCGGAAGCGCTGCCGCTCAAACGTCGAGGCGACCGCCTGGTAGTAGGCAAGACCATGCCCGCCAAGCCGCTGGGCCAGGGAGCTACAACCGAGCACAGCAGCCTCGCCGGCCAGGGATTCATCCCGCCGGTGCGCGAGATCTATCCGATCCGCATCGGCAGCATGAGCATCGGCGCTCTTTCACCGCATATGTGGGAGGGCCTCGCCATGGGCGTCGCCTACCTCAACGAGGTCGAGGGCATGCCTGTGGTCATGTGCACCGGTGAGGGCGGCATGCCGCCACGCCTGCTCAAGAGCCGCTTCGCCAAATATTTCATCCTGCAGATCGCTTCCGGCTATTTCGGCTGGGATGAGATCATCCATGCCATCCCCGAGATGACCGAGGACCCGGCGGCCATCGAGATCAAGTACGGCCAGGGCGCCAAGCCCGGCGACGGCGGCCTGCTGATGGCCTACAAGGTCCTCAAGCTGATCGCCCAGATCCGCGGCGTGCCCGAGTTCGTCGACCTGGCCTCGCCGCCGACCCATCAGACCAAATATTCCATCGAGGAAGCCGTGGCCAAGATGATCCAGTCGATGTCGATGGCCTGGGGATTCCGCGTGCCGGTCTATCCGAAGATCTCGGG is a genomic window of Actinomycetota bacterium containing:
- a CDS encoding glutamate synthase, with protein sequence MCRLSAITSSEYFSPMENVMALNTMKEGHDGSGLGLVLRDLGGVFGDLKQYPILSGICSADGLELLDGFMSGEGFREVHFWQPDIDDSAPEPETGRRDHYFAKAYEYPAGWKNRSQADRDDLLLATRLALRELGEESESIFVFSFYPDTLTLKEVGDPLELGQFFRLDDGSLEAKIVLAQGRQNTNYDIYLYACHPFFLQGYCTMTNGENTAFVPIMEFLTGRGFPGYMGYNSDSEVFAHILHYTQRQLGYPLTYYKDVMTPLSETEIDTRKDAAALRLIRRSLRPLCIDGPNCIIGFTPDGSVFMLQDAKKLRPGIVGGVPGKYALMSEECGVDEAVPKRNRTEDFSPMKYDMAIISPGATELKKWSQLTP
- a CDS encoding 4Fe-4S binding protein codes for the protein MEPANRLDQNHELSLREFPYIIRWRDDRCTRCGRCTTVCPVNAIEAAPHVHRRVYSEGGSPDPKATREIVHVVKQVTDIERYCTGCGTCTLVCPNEAIEPELNPQNKFLTYKNLGGAPYRRGGRRNDPSPSTVDQLKFTRISMLTDPALDAGRHEFRIRTLLGRNLPPEALPLKRRGDRLVVGKTMPAKPLGQGATTEHSSLAGQGFIPPVREIYPIRIGSMSIGALSPHMWEGLAMGVAYLNEVEGMPVVMCTGEGGMPPRLLKSRFAKYFILQIASGYFGWDEIIHAIPEMTEDPAAIEIKYGQGAKPGDGGLLMAYKVLKLIAQIRGVPEFVDLASPPTHQTKYSIEEAVAKMIQSMSMAWGFRVPVYPKISGTKTAMAVLNNLARNPYAGALCIDGEDGGTGAAYNVSMDKMGHPIASNIRDCYLDLVAQGKQNELPLIAAGGMGKTGNLAANAAAMIMLGASAVDMGKHIMQAAAWCFGDEYNRCNLCNTGRCPRGITTQDPKLYRRLDPDVVAQRVVDVFKSADVELRKIFAPLGRSTELPIGMSDALGVADESIAERLKISYVC